The DNA region CGCCGAGCGCGGCGAGCGCGCTCGCTCCTCCGCTGACGCTCTCGAATTGGCCGGCAGGAATCCTCTGTCTTGCGATCCATTCTTGAAAGGCGGAGTTTCCCGATGCCACCAATATGGATATTTTTGAATCCGCTGAGTAAAGATAAGAATGCTCTTCCAGGAGCATTTGCTGTTGGTCCATGTATATCCTCGTGGGCAATAGAAACTTGTTACGCTTTTTCCGCTGTTGAAGCGGCTAGTGTTTTTTTTCAATTATTTTATGATGCGCGGATTTCTGGAGCATTCGACAGCATCGGCGAAAAATGAGCCCCAACAGTTCCCAACTGATAACCACATCCACGAATGGTGTGGATTAGGCGGCGGTCTTTGCGGTCCCCAATCTTCTTACGCAAATAATTAATGTATACATCCACAATATTTGTCATGGCATCCACCGATGAGTCGGCAATAATTTTCCCAGGTAATCCGGGAGCATCATGAGATATCCGATTGAAGTCGCTCCCCATGGCGTCTCCAATGGCGTTACCCGATGAACCCCAAACGCGATTCATTATCATGGTGCGTGAAACCAGCCGGCCGGAATTCTGCATAAGAAATTCGAGTAGGTGAAACTCTTTCGGGGTTAATTCGATGGACCGGCCATCCCGCAGGACCCTCCGTTCCATGCGGTTCATTTCAAGGTCTTCTACTTGCAGTAGCGCTGCTGGCGGTCGGGCCTGACGGCGCAAGAGAGCCCGGATTCGGGCGGAAAATTCGAAGTAAGAAAATGGCTTAGCCACGAAATCGTCCGCGCCAGAGTCGAGCGCGCCAACGCGATCCTCCACGGTTGTGCGCGAGGATAGTGTCAGAATCGATAAACTCTCGCGGGTCAATCGTATATCCCGCAAGAGTGCATGCTCGCTTCGGTCCGCTTTTGATCCCACCAGCATGTCCAAATCGAGAATGATAAGATTGCAATCCACTCTAAGCACTGCGGGCATTATTAGAGAGCGCTCACCAACCACATGGACAGAGTGATTTTCGGCTTCCAAACCTTTGCGCAAAAAAGTGGCAAGCGCGGCGTCGTTTTGTGCGACCAGAACAGTCATTCGATTTTTCCCCGGTTCTATTGCTTGGTCTTAATTGCTTATCCACTCAACTTCGATGGTGTACTTACGCCAGACGGTAGCGATCTCAACAACCGCTTGCGATATTCAGATGGACTCAACGGACTCATCCTTATCGGGCTTTCTGACGATGGAAAAGAGAGGATCCCGGATGGAATATTTTTTAATCGCGGAATAACAAGATTAGAGGCGCGCCATCGCAAATGGCGCTTCACGTGCAGGTGTGAAATTGTGTTGAAATCTTCGGAGTCAAGTCCCGGGATGTTGTCCCTCAGTTTGGGTGTCGGGATCCATCCTTCAAAAGACAGGTGGTCATCGAATGACGCTGCAAACCCATTCGCCTGTGCGAGAACAACGAGCCATAACTGCAAAGCGTATGGAACCTGACTTCAGAAACAGCGAATATGCGGAGCGTATCTATGAGGACTTGATAATTCTCAAGACGATCATTCGATGCGCCCCATGCGGATTAGTTCAGTTCCAAACGAGATCTGGGTTTTGTCGCCGGTGCGACCAGCCCCTGATCCAGGCTCAAATTGAGGAATCTGGCAGACCATTCAGTCAAGATGAGGTTGAGCCAAAGCATTTAAAAACGGAGACCATATGCCGCAGAAAGGATCATTCTCACAAAAGCCGCAACGAGTATTCCTCTGCCCTGCGCCGGGCCGTTGCGCGCCAAACGCGCGAGTGCCGGCAGCGTCTGGGGTTTTCTCAGGCCTTGCTGGCCCGGAAGCTTGGCATCCCGCGCAGCTACTTATCACGAGTTGAAAATGAATACCTACTCCCCGGTCCTGTAATGCTGGCGCATATTGCGAAAACTTTGCGGGTTGACTTGACATACTTCTGGGCCGGATTCGAAGCCTACTCCACTTCAAATTAGAATACAGCAACCGAGGAACTCTTGAGACTGGGAAGCCAGCTCACAGTCTCAAGGTTGCGATCCGTAGTCCAAGCCGCAAGCGAAATGGCCGCAGTATCCAGAAGTGGAGCCTCCAATCAACTTCCCAGCATGACTTAAGAAGAATGGCTGAGATCCTAATTTCTCCTTCGTCGCTGTTTGGAATGCCCGCAAGTCCTCACCCGAGAACCGCTGGACTCCTTGCAAGGTTAAAGTTGGCAACCACCTATTATTGAAGCCGCACGAGCCTCTCCAGGCCTGTCCAGATCGCGCGCAGCTATCCTTTACATCCAAATATTCCCCAAAGTCTGCAACTTCACGGCCTGATCAAGAAGTCCGCGAGCAAGTCGCTCCGTTTTGGTTGCGCATTGCTGGACTTTGAAAATTGTGGAAGATGGATAAAATTCTTGAAACCAAAATCCATTTGGCGAAACCGCTATTGTTAACAGAAACGGGGAATCGGCTTGCCCCAGAGGCTCGACTCATGCAAAATGGGCGAGCAGCAAAGAGGGCCAGCAAATTTTTACTTTACAGGCCATAGTTCTGCATGATATTAACCTAAGTCTATTTCGCTTCAAGCTAGGTGTGCAGAATGGGTGCCCAGCTTCCAGTGGACTGGCTGCGGCAGGGAGTGGAATTTTTAAGAATTTGCCCAGGTGGCGAAGTTCCAGAGCAGCTGAAATATTTCTTGAAGAGAACGGTGTGAACGAGAGTCCGCGTTACCTGCGGTGTAAATTGGTAGTAAATTAATGGTTGATCTTTACGCTGATCAGGTGGACACTTAGAAGATTTTTGGGTAAGGGGGAAGAGGAACCATGGCACGAAAGAGAAAAAGCCACAGTTGGACGATTGCCAAAATTTTGATTGGTATAGTCCTGGCCGTCGTAGCATATTTGGGCTTGACCTACGGTTCGCTGCTCAAGGAGATGGAGGCGGCATCGCAGGACTACTCGCGGGGAGATATGGAGGCGGCCCTCAAGCGCTACGAAACGGTTGAGGAGAAGCTGCGCAGCTTCAAAGCGCTTCGCGTGATACCGGCAGGCGACAGGCACAACTTGTTCCTGAATCAGGCGCGCATGCTGTACAACATGAAGCAGCTCAACGATGCCGGCGAGCGTTTGGAAAAGGAAAACGAGATCTCCGGAATCACCACCGACAGCCGCTTCTTCCTGCTCCGCGGCAACATCAATTTCAAAAAGGCCGTTGCCACCTATCAGCAATCCGCCAAGAAGGACGCGAACCTGCTTGAGGAAAATTTGCTGGGCGCCGAGGACAGCATCCGGGAATCTTTGCAGATGGAGCCGGGTGATTGGGACGCCAAGTTCAACTACGAGTTTATTAACAATGTTCGCAAGATGCTCTCCAGCAAGGATTCCGAGAAGGTTAAGCTGCTGATGGAAGAAGAAGCCAAGCCGCAGACCAAGGAACTCCCGCCGGAGCTTGCGGGATAACTTCCAGATGGGAATATAGCGGAATTGCCGGGCCGGGAGCATTCAGATACTCCTGATCGTACCGTGCAAGCAATAGAGACAGATTGCCCCATGCAACAGGCAGTCTTAGCTGCCCATTAAAAATTTGAACCTGAGACCGGTTAACTTCAACAATGCCCGAGTTTGTTTATCCAAATTATTTGTGGCTGCTGCTGGGAATCCCGGCAGTGATGCTCTTTTGGTTCATCGGCTTGATGTACCACAGAGTGATGCGCCGCCGCTTCGGCAACCTGGACAATATGCGCGGCATTTCGCGGATATCCTGGGCTGGGCGCGGCTGGATGCGCGGATTCTTGTTCGCACTATCGTTAGTCTGCATGATCATCGGGTTGGCCTATCCGCAGATACTGGCCCGCGACCTGCGTCCACTCCCGATGCCTACGGACGTGATTTTCATGCTGGACGTATCTCCGTCCATGTATGCCAAGGACATGGACCCGAACCGCCTGGGGCATGCAGAAAAAATTATCCAGCAGTTCATCATGCGGAAGCAGCCGCAGGATCGATATGCGTTGGTTACCTACAACTTCAACAGCGTCATACTTTCCTATCTGACGCGTGACCCAGAAGGCGTGCTGCTCTATTTTGATTTTCTGAACCAGACCGAAGAGCCGACGTGGGGTTCCAATATGGGCGCGGCTCTGGTGAGCGCGCTGCGCGTGATTCAGGCTGATGAGATCACCTTCCCGGAAGAAGCCAAGAAGCGCCGACGGATTTTGGTGATGGTCTCCGATGGCGACGACAATATTGGCCAATGGGGCGCGGTAATGCCTGAAATTGCGCGCCGGCGCTTGAAGGTTTACTCATTCGGGTTGGGCACAGCCAACGGCGCTCATGTGCCGCATATGTTGAATAATGGCGAAATCGTGAAGTATGTTACGACTGCGGCGGGTGAGCGCATCCTGACCCGCGCGCAGGCACGCACCATGCGCGATCTTTCCGAGCGTACCGGCGCGCGTTTCTTCCGCGGTGAAGATCAGCGGCAGGTCAACGATGCCATGGAAGAAATTTTGGTAAGTGGCAGGCCGGTGGCTGGCTATGAGGCCAACCCGATCCGGCGCGATTTGTTTACACATTTTCTAACGGCAGCCCTCGCCCTGATGGCCGCCGCGATATTTCTGTAAGGAAGCCCGACGGGGCGGAGCGCTGCGCAAATCGAATCTGGCGCAGGGTTTAGTGAGGAGGAACTTTGGCAGTAGTTACCCAAGTACAGACGACTGAACAGGCCTGGGAGGTCATCCACGCCATTGAAGCGCAGGTCCAGCGCGTAGTCGTTGGGCAGGAAGATCTGATCCGAAAAATCTTGATTGGCCTGTTCGGCCGCATCCCGTATTCGTTCAAGAAGGGCGAAGGCGAGATGGCCGGCTCGGGCCATATCCTGCTGGAAGGCGTCCCCGGACTGGCCAAGACGCTGCTGGTCTCCGCCGTGGCCAGCACCTTTCACGCCAAGTTTTCTCGAATTCAGTTCACGCCCGACATGCTCCCCGCCGACATTCTGGGTACCCGCATCTTTGACGCAAGAACCGCCGAGTTCCGGACACAGAAAGGTCCGATCTTCGCCAACATCGTCCTGGCTGACGAAATCAACCGCGCTCCGCAGAAGACCCAAAGCGCGTTGCTTGAAGTCATGCAGGAGCGCCAGGTAACCATCTCCGAGACCACCTATCCAATGGACGATCCGTTCTGGGTATTGGCGACTCAGAACCCGGTCGAACAGGAAGGCGTCTTCAGTCTGCCGGAAGCGCAGCTCGACCGCTTCGCCATGATGATCCGCGTGGTTTATCCGACGCCAGAATATGAATTCAAGATGCTGACCTCCAAGCTTGAGGAATTGAGACTGGAAGCTGTTGCGGAACCCGCCACGGTGGTTCAGATTCGCCAGCTTGCCAGCAAGGTGCATGTGGACGACAAGGTCCGCCGCTACATCGTGGCCGTCGGCCAGGCCACTCGCAGCACCAATGCGGATTGCCTGCCGATCGTGAAGGAGATGATTCAGTACGGCGTCTCTCCGCGTTCCTACCAGCATTTGCTGGCCATGGCGCGCTCCGCGGCGTTCTTCCGCGGCAGGGACTATGTATCGCCCTCAGACGTTAAATACATCGCCACCGATGTGCTGCACCACAGAATGACACGCACCATCCGCGCTGAAGTGGAAGGCGTGAGTACGGACGAAGTCGTCGCGGAAGTGCTGCGCCGGACATCCATCCCATAGGGGATTCCATAAAGGGAGAAGTTGGTTGCTACCTCCGGAGATTGCTAAAGAACTCGCGTACCTTGAGATTTCGGCTTCGCGCCGAATCCGCAGTCTGCGCTTCGGCCAGAGCAGAAGCCGCATTCGCGGGTCCGGATACGAGTTCGAGAGCCACTACAAGTACCAGATCGGCGAAGATTTGCGCCGGGTGGATTGGAACGTTTCCGCGCGCATGCAGGACCTTTTCCTGAAACGGAACTTTGAAGAAAAGGAAGTGGTCGTTTTCATCGTGGCTGACGTGTCGCGGTCCATGCGTTACTCCACCGCGGAATACTCCAAGCGCATGCGCATGGTTCAGGTGGCTGCCTCGTTGGCCTTTTCCGCCACGGAAGACAACTGCCATCTGGGATTCATGGCGTTCTCTGACAAAGTGGAAGCTTACGAGCCACCCCGAAAAGGAAAAGGGCATGTTTGGCGCGTCATCGATCGGCTCTATGGCATGGAGCGCAGCAACACGGGCACAAATTGGGAAACTGCCTTGCGGTTTCTGCGCAGCCGCCTGAATCGCATGTCGATCATCTTTCTGCTCTCGGATTTTGTTGCCAGTCCGGATACTAAGGACTTGCAGGATATCCCCGATTTCAAGGCGATCGCCCGGCGGCATGATATTGTGCCCATCATTTTTGAAGATCAATTGGAGACGAAACTACCCACTGGGCATGGTCTACTGCGTTTCCGGTCGTCCGAGGGGAAGGGCGAAATGACCCTGAGTCTTTCCTCCAAGCAACGCGATCAATATGAGGCGATTGTGGAGCGGCGCAAGCAGAGTTTGCGGGATTTGTTCTTTTCGCTGGGGCTGGAATGCATGTTCCTTCCAGTGAGCGAGCCATTTATGGATCCTCTGATGGAGTTATTTGAAAGGCGGAAGAAAGTATGAACAGGATACGTCAGAATTGGATTTTTGCGATTGCCGGACTGGCGGTGGCCGTGGTGTTATTGCTGGCCGCGCCCCGGAACCTCTCGGCCTGGCAAATGGGTGGCAGTGACCACGATGCTGGCGAAGAAGAGATGCTCACCGGAGAGACCAATCAAACACGGCAGCCGCAGGGTGGTGCTCGTGGCAAGGCACCCGTGGCCCCCCTCAAGGAAATCGAGCTTACTACGCGTCTGGACCAGACGGCCGTCTGGGTTGGCGATCAGTTTCATTACGCGATCATTGTCGAGCACAAACCTACCGTCGAGTTCGTGTTGGACAACTTGAACAAAGACACCATCAACATGGACCCGCTGCGGGTTTATAACGCAAGCTACTCCGTTAGCGAACTGAAGAGTGGCAACAAACGGTTGTTCCTGGACATCACGCTGGCCAGCTTCGCCGTGGGCGAGGACAAGGTGCAGATTCCGCAGTTGACGCTGTTCTTTTTCCGCAAGGATGCGACCACAGTCAGTGCGGAAGAGAAGGCCGCTGAAAGCCTGACAGTTCCCGGTCCTATCGTCGGACTGCGCAGCACGCTAACGCCCGATGCCGCTGACTTGCGCGATGCCGTTACAGTCAATGGCTGGCCCAGGGGTCGTTGGGTGTTTGCGGGCATGGGTTGGTTTGCCTTGAGCATACTGGTGCTCGGCGTAGCGTGGGAGGGTTATGGAATGTTCAAGGCTAGTACGGGGCGCACCGGTCCTGACCCCCGTAAGGCGATGGCTGCGATTCAGCAGCGCTGGAATGACTATGTTCCCTCCGATTTCTCTGATCCTCAGAAGGTCATGGACTTCTATGGCCGCTCGTATCAGGACGTAAAAGCTTATGTTGGCCACATGATTGACGTTCACACGGAGGGCTTGACGGCGGACGAAATGAAGGAAGAACTGTCCAGCCAGTCTACCGAATCCTATCTTGCCGACAAAGTTGGTCGAGTGCTGGGCATGTGCGAAGACGTTCGCTATGGCCGCAATACCAATGGGTCAGTTGGCGATCCGTCCGGGTTTGTGTCTGATGTGCGAGATATCTTGCAGGCTGGACGGTAATTGGATTCCTTGATTCCAGCAGGCGAGTTCGGGTCAACGAAAAAGGTTTAGGAAGAAAACAGGGAATGGGCATTAGTTTCACGCATCTCGAGATTGCTCTCTACGCAATTCCTCCGCTTGTGCTGTTGTTGATCTATCGATTGCTGCGGCGGAATTACTGGAGCAATTCCCTCGTCGACATCATGAACGAGGAGATTGGTCCGCCCAATCCCGTGCTCCGTTTGCCGCGGTTGTTGGAAATCGCCGCCTTGGGATTCCTGCTGGTAGCTCTGCTCGGACCGGTCTTTCCGTTTCAGTTGAATCGCATTGAGCGCGGCGGATTGCAGATCATGTTCGTGCTGGATCTTTCGCAAAGCATGGAAGAACCGATTGGTCGCGGTGCCAATGTGGCGGCTGTTACCACCGTAAATACCTCACCTCCGCCGCAGTTCTCCAATCAGAGCACGGTAGCTCCCCCGCCTACCGTCGGCAGCAAGATGGAGGCGGTAAAGGCTAGCGCCTTGGCGTTTGTCAATAAACGCACAGGAGATGCCATCGGACTCTCCGTTTTTTCCAACAATGGCTATGTGGTCAGCCCAGCGACGTTTGATCATGAGAGCCTCATACAGTATCTGCATATGACCGGAACCCACACACTAGTCAATGAGGGGTTCACTGCTATCGGCGAAGGATTGAACTCAGCCAATCGGTATTTTGCCTTCAGCCGCCAGAAGAACCGTAAGCAGTCCAAGGGTCAGGTCATCATCTTGTTTACGGATGGCGACAACAATTACGGTCGCGATCCCATGACCGAGGTGGAGCGCGCGAAAACCGAAGGCACCAAGATTTACATGATGGGTGTGGCGCTCCAGCCAGGCGCATCACAGCAGATTGCCAATGCCGTTTACTCCACCGGTGGACAGTACTACGACGTTCGCAATCCAGGGCACCTCGAAGGCGCATTCAACCAGATCAATGATATTGAGAAGGGTATTTTCTATACTCTCCAGCTCACCGAAAATCAGCCGGCCTATTTCATCTTCGTTCTTCTGGCGCTAGGATGCCTTGCGTTAAGGCTGTTGCTGCACGCGATCCCGCAATTTGTTGACCTCAGTTAAGCCGCCTTGGCTACTACTGATGTCAACTGGCCAAAAAGGCGTCCCGATCAGGGGGAGTCAACTGTTGCACGGGCACTCCATTACCGCCCCCTGCCATTTGCTGCCTCACTCATTGCTCGCCTCTATGCAAATTCTGGACCGGCCAACTCGCGCTGGTTGGCCAAGGTTGTTTGGTCACCAGGAGAGCGCAGGCAACTCGGCATCTTGCAGAATGAATCAAACTCTTTAGAAAGGACCTTCATCAGATGATTGGCTCCCCTAGCGAAATCGCAAACAAGAGATTACCTGCCGCCATCCTGCTCGCAGTTATATCCTCGGCGAATCTATATTCGCAGGGGGCGGCGATCGCGCAACCCCCTGTGAATCCCAAGACGACGACTCGATTGACGCTGGGGAGTGCCTCTGGAATGCCCGGCTCCTCGGTTGTTGTCCCCATCTATTTCACGCCGGCCGAACAGGACGCCGTGGGACAGACAAGCCTGACTATCAGCTTTGTCAGCAAGAACCTGAAATTTTCCAAAGTCGATCTAGGGGCCGCCGCCGAGTTGAGTAATGTCGAGATCAAGACGGAAACCAAGGATGGCAAAAACGATCAGGGCCTGGAGACCACGGCGCTGACCGTGCGCGCCGTGGTTCCCGGCGAGGCAGGCAAAGCGATACCATCTGGACTGCTCGGTTATCTCTCCTTTAACATTCTGGAGACAGCGGTTCCCGCGAACATCTCGCTGCGCGCGGAGGCTTCCGCTCAGTTAGCGGGAAGCAGCAAAGCGGCTGGCGACGTTCGCGCCTTCGGTGCTCAGGTAGAAGTACTCGCCGAGGGAGAAGGCGGCATGGTGGCGTGTTTCTTTTTTACACACTAACCGACGAAGTTTACGGGAATGGCTCGGAAATAAAATACTGGACTCATTGTGAAACATCGTTATTGTAGGACAATGATTGTGGCCATGGCATGACAAGCAGATACAAAAGGACTCGAATTTTCGGAAACCCCATAGCGGCTGTGGTGTGCGCGGGATTCCTGTTCGTCATGCTTGCCGCATATTGTCAATCTGCGCAAGCTCAGCAACCATCCAATCGGGGCGCCGGGGGCAATTCACCGGTTACTCTTGCGCAATTCCGAGAAATGATCGCGAAGAATCAGCCTAAGCCGGCCAATACAAAAGTCCCCCTCCCTCCTCCCGATTACCATGCAAGCGACGAGACCTTTCTGCAAATTCTGCTGGCGCAAGCTGGTGCTGCCGCCGCTCGCCAGAGTCAGGACCGCCTTGCCGGCTGGAATCAAGCCATTCAGCTCAGGCTGGAAACCCAGAGCATCTCGTCGCTGGATGCCGAAATACTCGCACATGCTGAAAAGCAGACGGCTTCTGAAGTGGCACGGCTGGAAGCCAATCGGCGGCGCGCGATCGCGCGAGCCAACGCCGTGGCGGGACGTCCAACAGCAGAGCCTTTGCTGGCCGTCGTCGAGCCGGCCCCGCCCTCCAACGAGGATGCGCAAGGGCTTGAATTGTTCGAGAGGGATGTCGTTCCGCGCGGGCAGGAGCTGCTCAAGAAATTATTCCAATCCTACTCGGTGGGTGGCGTTTCCGTCAGCGAACTTCTCTGGCAGGAACAGCAGGCCACGCAAGTGGAAATGAATTATCGCGTGTGGGCGGTTACGACGGCATTCGAGGCTACCGTTAACGCTTCGTCTGGTGGTCGATAAGCAGTCGATAACGGGCAGGGAAGCGGAAATCCAAGCCTGGAAGGAGTAAAATCAAGGTATGAGAGTTCCGCTTGCACCATATCGCCCATTT from Acidobacteriota bacterium includes:
- a CDS encoding response regulator transcription factor, with the translated sequence MTVLVAQNDAALATFLRKGLEAENHSVHVVGERSLIMPAVLRVDCNLIILDLDMLVGSKADRSEHALLRDIRLTRESLSILTLSSRTTVEDRVGALDSGADDFVAKPFSYFEFSARIRALLRRQARPPAALLQVEDLEMNRMERRVLRDGRSIELTPKEFHLLEFLMQNSGRLVSRTMIMNRVWGSSGNAIGDAMGSDFNRISHDAPGLPGKIIADSSVDAMTNIVDVYINYLRKKIGDRKDRRLIHTIRGCGYQLGTVGAHFSPMLSNAPEIRAS
- a CDS encoding XRE family transcriptional regulator, which codes for MTLQTHSPVREQRAITAKRMEPDFRNSEYAERIYEDLIILKTIIRCAPCGLVQFQTRSGFCRRCDQPLIQAQIEESGRPFSQDEVEPKHLKTETICRRKDHSHKSRNEYSSALRRAVARQTRECRQRLGFSQALLARKLGIPRSYLSRVENEYLLPGPVMLAHIAKTLRVDLTYFWAGFEAYSTSN
- a CDS encoding VWA domain-containing protein; the protein is MPEFVYPNYLWLLLGIPAVMLFWFIGLMYHRVMRRRFGNLDNMRGISRISWAGRGWMRGFLFALSLVCMIIGLAYPQILARDLRPLPMPTDVIFMLDVSPSMYAKDMDPNRLGHAEKIIQQFIMRKQPQDRYALVTYNFNSVILSYLTRDPEGVLLYFDFLNQTEEPTWGSNMGAALVSALRVIQADEITFPEEAKKRRRILVMVSDGDDNIGQWGAVMPEIARRRLKVYSFGLGTANGAHVPHMLNNGEIVKYVTTAAGERILTRAQARTMRDLSERTGARFFRGEDQRQVNDAMEEILVSGRPVAGYEANPIRRDLFTHFLTAALALMAAAIFL
- a CDS encoding AAA family ATPase, yielding MAVVTQVQTTEQAWEVIHAIEAQVQRVVVGQEDLIRKILIGLFGRIPYSFKKGEGEMAGSGHILLEGVPGLAKTLLVSAVASTFHAKFSRIQFTPDMLPADILGTRIFDARTAEFRTQKGPIFANIVLADEINRAPQKTQSALLEVMQERQVTISETTYPMDDPFWVLATQNPVEQEGVFSLPEAQLDRFAMMIRVVYPTPEYEFKMLTSKLEELRLEAVAEPATVVQIRQLASKVHVDDKVRRYIVAVGQATRSTNADCLPIVKEMIQYGVSPRSYQHLLAMARSAAFFRGRDYVSPSDVKYIATDVLHHRMTRTIRAEVEGVSTDEVVAEVLRRTSIP
- a CDS encoding DUF58 domain-containing protein — protein: MLPPEIAKELAYLEISASRRIRSLRFGQSRSRIRGSGYEFESHYKYQIGEDLRRVDWNVSARMQDLFLKRNFEEKEVVVFIVADVSRSMRYSTAEYSKRMRMVQVAASLAFSATEDNCHLGFMAFSDKVEAYEPPRKGKGHVWRVIDRLYGMERSNTGTNWETALRFLRSRLNRMSIIFLLSDFVASPDTKDLQDIPDFKAIARRHDIVPIIFEDQLETKLPTGHGLLRFRSSEGKGEMTLSLSSKQRDQYEAIVERRKQSLRDLFFSLGLECMFLPVSEPFMDPLMELFERRKKV
- a CDS encoding VWA domain-containing protein, whose protein sequence is MGISFTHLEIALYAIPPLVLLLIYRLLRRNYWSNSLVDIMNEEIGPPNPVLRLPRLLEIAALGFLLVALLGPVFPFQLNRIERGGLQIMFVLDLSQSMEEPIGRGANVAAVTTVNTSPPPQFSNQSTVAPPPTVGSKMEAVKASALAFVNKRTGDAIGLSVFSNNGYVVSPATFDHESLIQYLHMTGTHTLVNEGFTAIGEGLNSANRYFAFSRQKNRKQSKGQVIILFTDGDNNYGRDPMTEVERAKTEGTKIYMMGVALQPGASQQIANAVYSTGGQYYDVRNPGHLEGAFNQINDIEKGIFYTLQLTENQPAYFIFVLLALGCLALRLLLHAIPQFVDLS